A region of the Sodalis ligni genome:
CTCCGGGGCCTATATCATGTGGGTAGTGCCGCTATTGATTGAAAACCACCTGCAGAACCGTGCGAACCGGGTATTGGTGGTGGATGTCGATACCGAAACACAGGTGGCGCGTACCATGGAACGCGACGGCATAAGCCGCAGCCAGATAAACAATATTCTCGCTGCGCAAGTATCACGGGAACAGCGTCTGGCCAGTGCCGATGATATTATTAATAATAACGGGCATCCCGGGGATATAACGGACAGTGTGGCAAAGCTGCACCAGCGTTATCTCGGACTTGCGGCATCAGCAACCCGACAGGATCAATCATTATGAGTGAAATCTACTCGACAACGGTGCTTTTCGAGCATCCGTTAAATGAAAAAATGCGCACTTGGCTGCGCCTGGAATTTTTACTGCAACAACTGTATAACTGTTCGGAGCTGGTTGATATCTCAAGCGCATTGCCGTTTTTCCGCACCGTCGCCGACCTGCTGGACGTTCTCGAACGCGGCGATGTGCGCACTGAAATGTTGAAAGAGCTGGACCGGCAGCAGCAAAAAATGCTGCAGTGGGACGGCGTACCCGGTGTTGACAGCGAGCGGGTGCGAACGCTGCGCAATAATTTAAAACAATGCGCCGCCGTATTGATGTCCGCACCAAGGCTGGGGCAGGCGTTGCGTGAAGACCGCTTAATCGCATCGGTGCGCCAGCGGCTCTCCATCCCCGGCGGCTGTTGCAGTTTCGATTTACCCGGTTTGCATATTTGGCTGCACCTGCCGCAGACCCATCGCAACGGCCAGATCAACACCTGGCTGAAAACCCTGGACCCCTTGAATGCCGCATTAACCTTAACCCTGGACTTGGTGCGGCATACCGAACCCTTTAAAAACCAAATCAGCCTGAACGGTTTTTTTCAGGATAACGCCGAGGATGCGGATTTGCTGCGTATGCGCATCCCCCTGGTTTACCAGCTCTACCCGCAGGTTTCCGGCCACAAGACCCGTTATGCCATCCGCTTTTTATCCCTGGATAGCGAAAACGGCGTCATCCCCAATCGTTTACCGTTTGAATTGGCCTGCTGTTGAATGTAAGAGGTACTGATGAGTGAAGATATTATTCTGGTAAGCTGCCCCACGTGCGGCGCCGAAGTGAAATGGGAACCACAAAGCAAATTCCGTCCGTTTTGCAGCAAACGCTGCCAGTTGATAGACCTGGGAGAGTGGGCGGAAGAGGAAAAGTTTATCCCCAGCGACGGCCAGATAACCGATAGCGATGACTGGAGCGAGGATAAGTATTAGGACGTTGCGGCGATAAGCTGACGAATAATGGCGGCATTGGCGGGAGGAAACTCGGATGCATCGAGTTCTTCCTGCGGGCACCACCGCACCGGCTGTCCTTCGTTGCCATAGGGAGTGCCTTGCCAGTGCTCCACCAGGTAAAAATAGAACGCCATCTCACGATCGGGGAAATGGTGCTGGCTGGTGGATAACAGCTCCGGATGCTCCGCCTCGATGCCGGTTTCTTCACGCAATTCCCGGATCAACGCCTGTTCAGGCGTTTCGCCTTTTTCCACTTTGCCGCCGGGGAACTCCCAAAAGCCGCCCATATGGGTATGTTCAGGCCGTTGGGCGATAAAAATTTCATGCTGTGCATTACGGATAATGCCCACGGCAATCGTCATTAAATTCATTGTCACAGGTTCTCCGAGCGACATGCGCGACCTCTGGTCGCGCCTGCTCCATTAATTATTGCTGTAATTTGCCGTGGCACTGTTTGTATTTTTTGCCTGAGCCGCATGGGCACGGGTCGTTGCGTCCCACCTTGCGCCCTTCCCGCAGCGGTTGGTTAAGCTCCGCCGGTTCCGCCATCATGGGTTCGGGCTGATGGCTAAGCTGCTGCTGCCGCGCCAGGCGTTCCGCCTCTTCGCGGCGCTGCTGCTCCAGCGCTTCGACCTCTTCCGGCATCCGTACCTGGACTTTGCTTAGAGTGCTGATCACTTCATATTTAAGCGATTCCAGCATGGCGGCAAACATGGCGAAGGATTCGCGTTTATATTCCTGCTTGGGATCCTTTTGGGCATAGCCCCGCAAATGTATACCCTGCCGCAGGTAGTCCATTGCCGCCAGATGCTCTTTCCACAATGAATCCAGCGTTTGCAGCATGACGCCTTTTTCAAAGCTGCGCATCATTTCCACGCCCACCACTTCTTCTTTTCGGCGGTATTGTTCCAGGGTCTGTTCAAGAATACGCTCGCGCAGCGTCTCTTCATGCAGGCCTGGTTCTTTATCCAACCACTCGGCGATGGGCATGTCCAGATCGAAATCATCCTTCAAGCGTTTTTCCAGTCCCGGCACATCCCACATCTCTTCCAGGGATTGCGGCGGGATATAGATATCAAGGATGGTTTTAAGCACATCTTCACGGATGCTGAGGATGGTTTCGCTGATATCCGCCACGTCCAGCAATTCGTTGCGCTGGCTGTAAATGGCGCGGCGCTGGTCATTGGCCACATCGTCATATTCCAGCAGCTGCTTGCGGATATCGAAGTTGCGGCTTTCCACTTTCCGCTGGGCGTTGGCAATGGCTTTGGTCACCCAGGGGTGCTCGATGGCCTCGCCGGGTTTCATGCCCAGCTTGCGCATCATGCCGGAGACCCGATCGGAGGCGAATATACGCATCAGCGCATCTTCCATCGACAAATAGAAACGGGACGAGCCGGGGTCCCCCTGGCGGCCTGAACGTCCGCGCAGCTGGTTATCGATACGGCGGGATTCATGACGTTCGGTACCGATGATATGCAGGCCGCCCGCTTTTAATACCTGATCATGGCGAATCTGCCAGGCTTCTTTGATGCCGGCGATCAAATCCTCGGTGGGCTCTTCCAGATGGGCGATTTCCGCCTGCCAGCTCCCCCCCAGCACGATATCCGTACCGCGCCCGGCCATGTTGGTGGCGATGGTCACCTGGCCCGGCTGTCCGGCCTGGGCCACGATATCCGCTTCCATGGCATGGAATTTGGCGTTCAGCACTTTATGTTCGATACCGGCTTTATCCAGTTCCGCGGAAACCACTTCCGATTTTTCAATGGAGATGGTCCCCACCAGCACCGGCTGCCCCCGGGTGGAACAGGTATCTTCGATGATGCGAATGTAGACCATCGGCCGCGAATTGGCCGGTGGGGGCACCACGATGGTATCAAGCTTGTAGATCGAGCTGAATTCAAAGGCTTCGGTATCGGCGGTACCGGTCATGCCGGCCAGTTTTTCGTACAAACGGAAATAATTCTGGAACGTGATGGAAGCCAGGGTCTGGTTTTCGTTCTGGATCGCCACATGCTCCTTCGCTTCCACCGCCTGGTGCAGACCGTCCGACCAGCGGCGCCCCGGCATGGTACGGCCGGTGTGCTCATCGACGATGATCACTTCACCATCCTTGACGATATAATCCACGTCCCGCGCAAACAGCACATGGGCGCGCAGGGCGGCGGTCACGTGATGCATCAACATGATATTGGCCGGCGAATAAAGGGATTCCCCCTCTTCCATAATGCCCGCCTGCACCATCAACTCTTCGATAAGCACCAATCCGCGCTCGGTCAGGTTGACCTGGCGGGATTTTTCATCCACCGAAAAGTGCCCTTCGCCGTGAAAAGTGTCGGAATCTTCTTTATCCTGGCGAATCAGATGGGGAATCAGCGTATCCACCCGGATGTAGAGTTCGGAGCTGTCTTCCGCCGGGCCGGAAATAATCAGCGGCGTACGGGCTTCATCGATAAGGATGGAGTCCACTTCATCCACCAGGGCATAGTGCAGCTTGCGCTGTACGCGCTCTTCCGGGCTGAACGCCATATTGTCGCGCAGGTAGTCGAAACCGTATTCGTTATTGGTGCCGTAGGTGATATCGGCGGCGTAGGCGGCTCGTTTGGCCGGAGCCGGCATCTGCGGCAGGTTGATACCCACCGTCAAGCCGAGAAATTCGAACAGCGGGCGGTTGTTTTCAGCATCGCGCTGCGCCAGGTAGTCGTTGACGGTAACCACATGAACGCCTTGACCGCTCAGCGCGTTGAGGTATGCCGGCAGGGTTGCGGTCAGGGTTTTACCTTCACCGGTACGCATTTCGGCGATACAGCGGTCGTTGAGCACCATACCGCCCACCAGCTGGACGTCGAAATGGCGCATGGCGAATACCCGTTTACTGGCTTCGCGCACCACGGCAAAAGCCTCGGGCAGCAGGCTGTCCACCGTTGCACCGTTGGCCAGGCGTTCGCGAAACTCGATGGTTTTCGCCGCCAGTTGCTCATCGGTGAGCTTCTCCATATCCGGCTCCATCCGGTTGATAATCTCAACCGTTTTGTTCATCCGGCGCAGGGTACGATCGTTACGACTCCCAAAAACTTTAGTAAGCAATTTTGATAACATAATTATTTAAATCTCGTCACGGCCGGAACTGACTGAAATGCAGCGGCCCATAATGGCATAAAGGATAAAAAAAATTTTGTGGCGGCAGGTTAGACTGCGCGGGCGGGTCCGGCTCGAATTCCCTGTACCTGGGCCAGGCGAATTCCTGTACGATGATCAAAGAAGGGTTGGTATACTCCCTGCCGGAGGGAGCGAATGACCGAGGGTTGTTTGGATTCCCGTGTCAGCAGACCGTTCAGGACGGTGAGTAGTACCTGATGCTGGACCTTCAGCGGCGCGACGTTTTCCGCCAGCGGCAATTTTTGTCCCAGAGGCTCCGGCACCCACGCCACGGAAAGATGGCGGATAGCCGTGCGAATGGCATGCTGGTGCCAATAATCCACGGCAAAGTAAGGCCGTCGCTGGGTTTCTTTCAGAAACGAAAGATTGGCGAAGCCGGCATTAAACGCGTTTTGCCGGCTGGGGCTGGACAGGGTATTGGCCAGGTGTGCCTGTTCCTGCCCGCTGTTGAGCACCAAAGGCACGCCGAGTCCCGCCGCCACCATCCCCAACAGGAGGTGCGGCCAGAAATAACGTCTGCCAAATTGTCGCCAACGATTTAAAATACCCATAACTTAATGCATTCCGCCGGAGTTTATATGCGTGACAGTCGTCCACAATCCATTGATATCCTGCTTGGCTCCCTGACGACACCGGAGCGGGATTCGTTGTTGCATATTCAGCAACGAGCAGTGGCGCTGTTAAAGCTGAACCGCGCGGTGGCCGGCATATTGCCCGCGCCACTGCAACCCTGGTGTCGCGTAGCCAACTTCCGCCAGGGCGTTTTGATTATTGAAACCGCCAATGCCAGCTGGATGATGAGGTTACGCTATGAACAATCTACGTTATTATCCGCGTTACGAGCGCAGATTCTACCATCATTGTCATCAATCGACATCAGGATTAACCCGACTCTCGCCACAAAAGGCCATCAGATTATGCAAAACCGCGGCGAACCGTTACCTGGGGAGGGGAATAGTGAAGGGCAGAAGCGAAAACTGAGCCGGCAAAGCGGCGAAGCGATTCGGCATTTGGCGGCGCGAAGCCCGGAGAAGCTGAAAAAAATGCTCGAACGACTGGCGAGGCTGGCCGGAGAAGGTGCCGACCCCGCCAATCGAAACGATTAAAAAACACATCATTGCAGGCTAAAACCAAACCCTTGCGCCATCAGGCAAGACGGCGCGGCAAGGCTGGAGCGAAACCTTTATGCCATAACAAAAGAGGGGGCGGTAAAGGTCAGCGGCATTTCGGCTTCGTCTTCAAAGGTCACCAGTTCCCAGGCTTCCTGACGCGCCAGTACCGCCTGCAACAGCTTGTTGTTCAGGGCATGGCCGGGTTTATAGGTGGTAAACGCGCCGATGATGTTGTGACCGCACATGTACAGGTCGCCAATACCGTCCAGCATTTTATGGCGGACGAACTCATCTTCGAAACGTAAACCGTCTTCGTTCAGCACTTTGTAGTCGTCCACCACAATGGCGTTATCGAAGCTGCCGCCCAGGCACAGGCCCCTGGACTGCAGATATTCGATATCGCGCATGAACCCGAAGGTGCGTGCACGACTGATTTGCCGGACGAAGGACTCGGCGGAAAAATCCAGGCGATAACGTTGCGAGCTAGCATCAATCGCAGGATGATTGAAATCAATGGTAAAATCGAGCTTGAAGCCGTTAAACGGCGTCAATTCAGCCCATTTATCGCCATCCTCCACGCGAACCGACTGCTTGACGCGCAGGAATTTCTTAGCACAATTCAGCTCTTCGATTCCGGCATCCAGCAGCAGATAGACAAAGGGGCTCGCGCTGCCGTCCATAATAGGAATTTCAGGCGCATTGACTTCAATGACGATGTTATCGATGCCCAAACCCGCCAATGCGGCATTGAGATGTTCGACGGTGGATATACGAACATCATGCTCATTGACCAGACACGTACAAAGCATGGTATCACGCACCGATTTCGCATCCGCCGGGAAATCCACCGGAGGATTGAGATCCGTACGGCGATAGATGACCCCGGTATTAGCCGATGCAGGGCGCAAAGTCAGTGTGACCTTTTTACCGGTATGTAGACCCACACCCGTGGCCTGCACAATACGTTTAAGTGTCCGCTGTTTGATCATCGATTTATCTCGCAATGTTATCCGGACCACCGACAAATTATAGCCGAGCGTCGGTGGGGCAGTTTAGCACAAAGAGCGGAGATTCCAAATACCCCAATCCTTAATCCGCCTGTTTGCGGAGAAAAGCGGGAATATCAAGATAATCAGGTTCTTTACCTGCCTGCGAAGCCTGTTCGTTTACCGCTTTCGCCGCGATCTTTTGCTCCTGCTGCATCGGCGACATGCCGTGAGCGTGCTGCTGATAGCGGTTATCCATCACCTGCTGCGTGTTCTGCTTATTGGTGACCAGCGTGATTTCCGGACGTTTGTCCATGCCGATACCGGTAGCCACCACGGTCACGCGCAGTTCGTCGTTCATATCCGGGTCCAGGGATGTGCCGATAACCACGGTGGCGTTATCCGACGCAAAAGCACGGATGGTGTTGCCCACGGTTTCGAATTCGTCCAAACGCAAATCGAAGCCGGCGGTGATGTTGACCAGTACGCCGCGCGCGCCGGACAGGTCGATATCTTCCAACAGGGGACTGGAAATGGCCATCTCCGCCGCTTCTTCCGCCCGGTCTTCGCCGCAGGCCACGCCTGAGCCCATCATGGCATAGCCCATTTCGGACATGACGGTACGCACATCGGCAAAGTCGACGTTCATCAGACCCGGCCGGGTTATCAGCTCGGCGATGCCTTGTACCGCGCCCTTGAGCACGTCATTGGCCGCACCGAACGCATCCAGCAGCGAAATGCCGCGGCCCAGCACCTTCAGCAGCTTGTCGTTGGGGATGGTAATCAGCGAATCCACATGCTTGGACAGCTCGGCAATGCCCTGTTCGGCAAAGGCCATGCGCTTCTTGCCTTCGAAATTGAAGGGTTTGGTCACCACGGCCACGGTAAGGATGCCCAATTCCTTGGCCACTTCCGCCACCACCGGCGCCGCGCCGGTACCGGTGCCGCCGCCCATGCCGGCCGCGATGAACACCATGTCCGCGCCCTCAAGGGCCGCACGCAGCGCCTCACGGTCTTCCTCGGCGGAATTTCGGCCCACCTCGGGATTGGCTCCGGCTCCCAGACCCTTGGTGATGCCGCCGCCAATCTGTATGGTCTGTCCCACCGCGGTTTTACGCAATGCCTGGGCATCGGTATTCACCGCGAAAAATTCCACGCCTTCGATGCGTTCGCGCACCATATGTTCCACGGCATTGCCGCCGCCGCCGCCGACGCCGATGACTTTAATCACCGCGTCATTGGTTAATTCCATAGGTTCAAACATAATTTCTCTCCGTTTTGTGCCTGTCGCATCGGAATCCGCCGCCTGCACAGCAAGATCCCGCAAGTAAGATATTAAAACTCTTTCCTCAGCCAGCTGCTGATACGTTTTACCCAGTTGCTTACCGAGGTACGTTTTTCTACTTCAACCTCACCGCTCAAATGAGATTCTTTACCATAATGCAATAACCCGACGGCGGTTGAATAATAAGGCGCCTGAGCGTAATCCGTCAGACCGGTAATATTCAGCGGCGTCCCGATGCGCACCTGGGTATGGAACACCCGTTGCGCGCAGGCCGCCAGGCCGTCAATTTGAGCCGCGCCGCCGGTCAGCACGATACCGGCGGCCAGATGATGCTTTACTCCCTGCTGGCGAAGCTGTTCCTGCAGTTGCAGGATTTCGTCATTCACCAGGTTCAGCAATTCGGTATAACGGGGTTCAATCACCTCCGCCAGGGTCTGCCGCTGCAGACTGCGCGGCGGACGTCCGCCGACGCTTGGAACTTCCACGGTTTCGTCTTTGCTCACCGCCGACCCCAGCGCGCACCCGTGCCGGACTTTTATGGCCTCCGCATCGGCGGGGGCGTACCAAAAGCATAGGCGATATCGCTGGTAACCACGTTGCCCGCGTACGGGATAACCTTGGTATGCCGCAGCGCGCCGGCGGTATACACCGCCATGTCCATGGTGCCGCCGCCGATATCCACCACGCAAACCCCCAGTTCCCGCTCATCTTCGGTCAGTACCGCGTAGCTGGAGGCCAGGCCGGCGAAGATCAGCTGGTCCACTTTCAGGCCGCAGCGTTCAACGGCCTTAACAATATTTTTCGCCATATCATTATGGCAGGTAATCAGATGAACCTTGGCTTGCATCCGCACGCCGGACAATCCCACCGGATTTTTGATACCTTCTTGATAATCAATAGCATAATCCTGTGGAATCACATGTAAAATTCTATGTTCATCACGAACGCGCACGGATTTTGCGGTATGCACCACATTCTCCACATCTTCCTGCGTAACTTCTTCTTCTGAAATAGGAACCATCCCTATCTCGTTCTGGCAGCTGATATGTTTGCCGGACAG
Encoded here:
- the zapD gene encoding cell division protein ZapD, with amino-acid sequence MSEIYSTTVLFEHPLNEKMRTWLRLEFLLQQLYNCSELVDISSALPFFRTVADLLDVLERGDVRTEMLKELDRQQQKMLQWDGVPGVDSERVRTLRNNLKQCAAVLMSAPRLGQALREDRLIASVRQRLSIPGGCCSFDLPGLHIWLHLPQTHRNGQINTWLKTLDPLNAALTLTLDLVRHTEPFKNQISLNGFFQDNAEDADLLRMRIPLVYQLYPQVSGHKTRYAIRFLSLDSENGVIPNRLPFELACC
- the yacG gene encoding DNA gyrase inhibitor YacG, producing the protein MSEDIILVSCPTCGAEVKWEPQSKFRPFCSKRCQLIDLGEWAEEEKFIPSDGQITDSDDWSEDKY
- a CDS encoding DUF721 domain-containing protein — encoded protein: MRDSRPQSIDILLGSLTTPERDSLLHIQQRAVALLKLNRAVAGILPAPLQPWCRVANFRQGVLIIETANASWMMRLRYEQSTLLSALRAQILPSLSSIDIRINPTLATKGHQIMQNRGEPLPGEGNSEGQKRKLSRQSGEAIRHLAARSPEKLKKMLERLARLAGEGADPANRND
- the secM gene encoding secA translation cis-regulator SecM; translation: MGILNRWRQFGRRYFWPHLLLGMVAAGLGVPLVLNSGQEQAHLANTLSSPSRQNAFNAGFANLSFLKETQRRPYFAVDYWHQHAIRTAIRHLSVAWVPEPLGQKLPLAENVAPLKVQHQVLLTVLNGLLTRESKQPSVIRSLRQGVYQPFFDHRTGIRLAQVQGIRAGPARAV
- the secA gene encoding preprotein translocase subunit SecA, producing MLSKLLTKVFGSRNDRTLRRMNKTVEIINRMEPDMEKLTDEQLAAKTIEFRERLANGATVDSLLPEAFAVVREASKRVFAMRHFDVQLVGGMVLNDRCIAEMRTGEGKTLTATLPAYLNALSGQGVHVVTVNDYLAQRDAENNRPLFEFLGLTVGINLPQMPAPAKRAAYAADITYGTNNEYGFDYLRDNMAFSPEERVQRKLHYALVDEVDSILIDEARTPLIISGPAEDSSELYIRVDTLIPHLIRQDKEDSDTFHGEGHFSVDEKSRQVNLTERGLVLIEELMVQAGIMEEGESLYSPANIMLMHHVTAALRAHVLFARDVDYIVKDGEVIIVDEHTGRTMPGRRWSDGLHQAVEAKEHVAIQNENQTLASITFQNYFRLYEKLAGMTGTADTEAFEFSSIYKLDTIVVPPPANSRPMVYIRIIEDTCSTRGQPVLVGTISIEKSEVVSAELDKAGIEHKVLNAKFHAMEADIVAQAGQPGQVTIATNMAGRGTDIVLGGSWQAEIAHLEEPTEDLIAGIKEAWQIRHDQVLKAGGLHIIGTERHESRRIDNQLRGRSGRQGDPGSSRFYLSMEDALMRIFASDRVSGMMRKLGMKPGEAIEHPWVTKAIANAQRKVESRNFDIRKQLLEYDDVANDQRRAIYSQRNELLDVADISETILSIREDVLKTILDIYIPPQSLEEMWDVPGLEKRLKDDFDLDMPIAEWLDKEPGLHEETLRERILEQTLEQYRRKEEVVGVEMMRSFEKGVMLQTLDSLWKEHLAAMDYLRQGIHLRGYAQKDPKQEYKRESFAMFAAMLESLKYEVISTLSKVQVRMPEEVEALEQQRREEAERLARQQQLSHQPEPMMAEPAELNQPLREGRKVGRNDPCPCGSGKKYKQCHGKLQQ
- the lpxC gene encoding UDP-3-O-acyl-N-acetylglucosamine deacetylase: MIKQRTLKRIVQATGVGLHTGKKVTLTLRPASANTGVIYRRTDLNPPVDFPADAKSVRDTMLCTCLVNEHDVRISTVEHLNAALAGLGIDNIVIEVNAPEIPIMDGSASPFVYLLLDAGIEELNCAKKFLRVKQSVRVEDGDKWAELTPFNGFKLDFTIDFNHPAIDASSQRYRLDFSAESFVRQISRARTFGFMRDIEYLQSRGLCLGGSFDNAIVVDDYKVLNEDGLRFEDEFVRHKMLDGIGDLYMCGHNIIGAFTTYKPGHALNNKLLQAVLARQEAWELVTFEDEAEMPLTFTAPSFVMA
- the ftsZ gene encoding cell division protein FtsZ, producing the protein MFEPMELTNDAVIKVIGVGGGGGNAVEHMVRERIEGVEFFAVNTDAQALRKTAVGQTIQIGGGITKGLGAGANPEVGRNSAEEDREALRAALEGADMVFIAAGMGGGTGTGAAPVVAEVAKELGILTVAVVTKPFNFEGKKRMAFAEQGIAELSKHVDSLITIPNDKLLKVLGRGISLLDAFGAANDVLKGAVQGIAELITRPGLMNVDFADVRTVMSEMGYAMMGSGVACGEDRAEEAAEMAISSPLLEDIDLSGARGVLVNITAGFDLRLDEFETVGNTIRAFASDNATVVIGTSLDPDMNDELRVTVVATGIGMDKRPEITLVTNKQNTQQVMDNRYQQHAHGMSPMQQEQKIAAKAVNEQASQAGKEPDYLDIPAFLRKQAD
- the mutT gene encoding 8-oxo-dGTP diphosphatase MutT gives rise to the protein MNLMTIAVGIIRNAQHEIFIAQRPEHTHMGGFWEFPGGKVEKGETPEQALIRELREETGIEAEHPELLSTSQHHFPDREMAFYFYLVEHWQGTPYGNEGQPVRWCPQEELDASEFPPANAAIIRQLIAATS
- the coaE gene encoding dephospho-CoA kinase (Dephospho-CoA kinase (CoaE) performs the final step in coenzyme A biosynthesis.): MRYIVALTGGIGSGKSTLANAFAKLGATIVDADIIARRVVEPGSDALQAIRERFGDAMLLPDGTLDRAQLRQRIFSSPPDKAWLNALLHPLIQQETQQEMARASGAYIMWVVPLLIENHLQNRANRVLVVDVDTETQVARTMERDGISRSQINNILAAQVSREQRLASADDIINNNGHPGDITDSVAKLHQRYLGLAASATRQDQSL